The following proteins are encoded in a genomic region of Natrinema sp. DC36:
- a CDS encoding Cdc6/Cdc18 family protein, translating into MIVDGRVLREDFVPSEVVHRHDEVNLLSETLEPLLSDGRPDPAFLFGPTGVGKTCIARYTLAQLCKQEPAVRVAYVNCWQEYTRFRVLYRILEGVDRAVDVHRSTPKDELFERLSQTDDEPIVVILDEVDQLEETAALYDLHRLGHVSPVLIANREEELFASFDDRVRSRFHAGTRVRFDRYGTDELAAILAERAEKALEPGVVTDSQLRTVADAASGDARVGIGVLRSAARRAERQGLATITDDALEAAIPDARTAIRRKTVEGLIEHQRVLYDVIDDAGEIEPGELYEEYERRVEEPKTNRTLRNYLTKMVHYDLIEAVGKRRGRTYRLVDEDDETEE; encoded by the coding sequence GCCACGACGAGGTGAACCTCCTCTCGGAGACCCTCGAGCCGCTGCTGTCCGACGGTCGACCGGATCCGGCCTTTCTCTTCGGGCCGACGGGCGTCGGCAAGACCTGTATCGCTCGCTACACGCTGGCCCAGTTGTGCAAACAGGAGCCGGCGGTGCGGGTCGCCTACGTCAACTGCTGGCAGGAGTACACGCGGTTTCGGGTCCTCTACCGGATCCTCGAGGGGGTCGACCGAGCCGTCGACGTCCACCGCTCGACGCCGAAAGACGAGCTGTTCGAGCGGCTCTCTCAGACCGACGACGAGCCGATCGTCGTCATTCTGGACGAGGTCGACCAGTTAGAGGAGACGGCCGCATTGTACGACCTCCACCGATTGGGCCACGTTTCGCCCGTGTTGATCGCCAACCGCGAGGAAGAGCTGTTCGCGAGCTTCGACGATCGGGTGCGCTCGCGGTTTCACGCCGGTACTCGGGTCCGGTTCGACCGGTATGGCACCGACGAACTCGCGGCAATCCTCGCCGAACGAGCCGAGAAAGCCCTCGAGCCGGGCGTGGTGACAGATTCCCAGCTACGGACGGTCGCCGACGCCGCCTCGGGCGACGCCCGCGTCGGAATCGGCGTGTTGCGGTCGGCCGCCCGCCGCGCGGAGCGCCAGGGGTTGGCGACGATCACCGACGACGCGCTCGAGGCGGCGATTCCGGACGCGCGGACGGCGATCCGGCGAAAGACCGTCGAGGGGCTGATCGAACACCAGCGGGTGCTCTACGACGTGATCGACGACGCGGGCGAGATCGAACCCGGCGAGCTCTACGAGGAGTACGAGCGTCGGGTCGAGGAGCCGAAGACGAACCGCACCCTGCGGAACTACCTGACGAAGATGGTCCACTACGATCTGATCGAGGCCGTCGGCAAGCGTCGCGGCCGAACCTATCGGCTTGTCGACGAGGACGACGAAACCGAGGAATGA
- a CDS encoding type B DNA-directed DNA polymerase has protein sequence MSPYTVEFEDGTVREWTLTESGAEPAVVEDYTPSVFVSGPNDALADLRERLEADPKVVTTRSERRPTSLHEAHAGERSRVLCADLERVGEVRTLAREIRGVHARRTHAPGTVRLFDVDLAPGFRYCLDRGLDPTPTRDLRTLRLALDEAALANDDVSALEVGGEPVDGDATRALRTCQRRLERADPDILVVSHAALIPLLERRAEALGLADFHLGRLPGWTALAGENTYASYGRVGHSPARYRIPGRAIVDTSNSFLWHQSGLAGIRYMVERTGRPLQEAAWGSIGTLLTSRQIRLAREKRGVLAPWNKWEPERFTDVETLHAADRGGFTFAPEVGFHEDVHEIDFASLYPRIICERNVSPETVGCDCGAGDGAAATDESAADGTAATDESDAGTHRVPELEYEICETDGFLPAVLEPLIADRAEIKGRLEADLPEEEAARLRAESGAIKWVLVSCFGYQGYRNAKFGRIECHEAINAYAREIALTAKRRLEDAGWRIVHGIVDSLWVTPRVAEPEPLEAVIGAISETSGIPLEHDGSYEWVCFVPLRDSIGSVGSVEETGADSTRASGASAGALTKYFGKRTSGEYKFRGIELRQRSTPAFVADGQRAFVEALDRERDPGAVCDVLGRRLNELREGRVDPAALAITKRVSKSLADYGRRTHTVAALQRYDRRGIDRHPDQSVEYVVTDDDSRGPERVRLALEDPSEYDADYYATLLVRACESVVSPLGWDRARIRRSLRDGRAVRLSTFVD, from the coding sequence ATGAGCCCCTACACCGTCGAGTTCGAGGACGGCACCGTTCGCGAGTGGACCCTGACCGAATCGGGTGCCGAGCCCGCGGTCGTCGAGGATTACACCCCGTCGGTGTTCGTCTCCGGCCCGAACGACGCGCTCGCGGACCTGCGAGAGCGCCTCGAGGCGGATCCCAAAGTCGTCACGACTCGTTCCGAGCGGCGGCCGACGAGCCTCCACGAGGCCCACGCGGGCGAGCGAAGTCGAGTCCTGTGTGCCGACCTCGAGCGCGTCGGCGAGGTCCGGACGCTGGCCCGCGAGATTCGGGGCGTCCACGCACGCCGGACGCACGCCCCCGGAACCGTTCGACTGTTCGACGTGGACCTCGCGCCGGGGTTTCGCTACTGTCTCGACCGCGGGCTCGATCCGACGCCGACGCGCGACCTGCGGACGCTCCGGCTCGCCCTCGACGAGGCCGCGCTGGCCAACGATGACGTGTCGGCGCTGGAAGTCGGGGGTGAGCCCGTCGACGGCGATGCGACGCGCGCGCTTCGGACGTGCCAACGCCGCCTCGAGCGGGCGGACCCTGACATCCTCGTCGTGAGCCACGCCGCGTTGATCCCGCTCCTCGAGCGCCGTGCCGAGGCACTGGGGCTCGCGGACTTTCATCTCGGACGGCTGCCGGGGTGGACCGCGCTCGCGGGCGAGAATACGTACGCGAGTTACGGGCGGGTGGGCCACTCGCCCGCGCGGTACCGGATTCCGGGGCGGGCGATCGTCGATACGTCGAACAGCTTCCTCTGGCACCAGTCGGGGCTGGCGGGGATCCGCTACATGGTCGAGCGGACGGGTCGCCCGCTACAGGAGGCCGCGTGGGGAAGTATCGGCACGTTATTGACCTCGAGACAGATCCGGCTGGCCCGCGAAAAACGGGGCGTGCTCGCGCCGTGGAACAAGTGGGAACCCGAGCGCTTCACCGACGTCGAGACGCTGCACGCGGCCGACCGCGGCGGCTTCACGTTCGCCCCCGAGGTCGGCTTTCACGAGGACGTCCACGAGATCGACTTCGCGTCGCTGTATCCGCGGATCATCTGCGAGCGAAACGTCAGTCCGGAAACGGTCGGCTGTGACTGCGGGGCCGGCGACGGGGCGGCTGCGACCGACGAGTCCGCCGCCGACGGGACGGCTGCGACCGACGAATCCGACGCCGGGACGCACCGCGTCCCCGAACTCGAGTACGAGATCTGCGAGACCGACGGTTTTCTCCCCGCCGTCCTCGAGCCTCTGATTGCCGACCGGGCCGAGATCAAGGGGCGACTCGAGGCCGATCTCCCCGAGGAGGAGGCCGCTCGGCTCCGGGCCGAGTCGGGCGCGATCAAGTGGGTCCTCGTCTCCTGTTTCGGCTATCAGGGCTACCGAAACGCCAAGTTCGGTCGGATCGAGTGCCACGAGGCGATCAACGCCTACGCTCGGGAGATCGCTCTGACCGCCAAACGCCGGCTCGAGGACGCGGGCTGGCGGATCGTCCACGGCATCGTCGACAGCCTCTGGGTGACGCCGCGAGTCGCCGAGCCGGAGCCGCTCGAGGCCGTGATCGGCGCGATTTCCGAAACGAGCGGGATTCCCCTCGAGCACGACGGCAGTTACGAGTGGGTGTGTTTCGTGCCGCTGCGCGACTCGATCGGGAGTGTCGGCTCCGTCGAGGAAACCGGTGCCGACTCGACGCGTGCGAGCGGGGCGTCCGCGGGTGCGTTGACGAAATACTTCGGCAAGCGAACGAGCGGCGAGTACAAATTCCGCGGGATCGAACTGCGCCAGCGGAGCACGCCGGCGTTCGTCGCGGACGGTCAGCGGGCGTTCGTCGAGGCGCTCGACCGCGAGCGCGATCCCGGAGCAGTCTGTGATGTGCTCGGCCGACGATTGAACGAACTCCGGGAGGGACGCGTCGATCCGGCGGCGCTCGCGATCACGAAACGCGTCTCGAAGTCCCTCGCCGACTACGGCCGGCGGACCCACACCGTGGCCGCGCTCCAGCGGTACGACCGCCGCGGGATCGATCGCCATCCCGATCAGTCCGTCGAGTACGTCGTCACGGACGACGATTCGCGCGGCCCCGAGCGCGTCCGACTCGCGCTCGAGGATCCCTCGGAGTACGACGCCGACTACTACGCGACGCTGCTCGTGCGGGCCTGCGAGAGCGTCGTCTCGCCGCTGGGCTGGGATCGCGCCCGGATCCGGCGGTCGTTGCGCGACGGCCGGGCGGTGCGGCTGTCGACGTTCGTCGACTGA
- a CDS encoding VOC family protein translates to MSTSSALPADTRLGRAALRVADRAATVEFYRDVVGLAVLERDRDETRVSLGVDGTPLLVVREDPTAEPRDERGTGLYHNAFRVPSRAALGAALNRIRDRWTLEGASDHGISEALYCTDPEGNGVEIYCDRPRDAWPRADDGTLRATGGPLDLETLASAADDATESTDDDAAEPTDRRAAPAGTTLGHVHLEVSSLEAAREFYAETLGFDVSMEFAPGALFFAAGGYHHHVGANVWNRRSTPVDGLGMAWFELLVPDAEAFDAVRKRATADDDATVAEIDDGIEIADADGISVRVRHAE, encoded by the coding sequence ATGAGCACTTCATCGGCGCTCCCGGCCGACACGCGCCTCGGTCGAGCCGCACTTCGCGTCGCCGACCGCGCGGCGACGGTCGAGTTCTATCGCGACGTAGTCGGCCTCGCCGTTCTCGAGCGGGATCGCGACGAGACGAGAGTATCGCTCGGCGTCGACGGAACGCCGCTGCTCGTCGTCCGCGAGGACCCGACCGCGGAGCCGCGCGACGAGCGGGGAACGGGGCTCTATCACAACGCGTTCAGGGTCCCCTCGCGCGCGGCGCTTGGGGCCGCGCTGAACCGCATTCGAGATCGGTGGACGCTCGAGGGGGCCTCCGATCACGGGATCAGCGAGGCGCTATACTGTACCGATCCCGAGGGGAACGGCGTCGAGATATACTGCGACCGGCCGCGGGACGCGTGGCCGCGAGCCGACGACGGGACCCTCCGGGCGACCGGCGGGCCCCTGGATCTCGAGACGCTGGCGTCCGCGGCGGACGATGCGACGGAGTCGACCGACGACGACGCCGCGGAGCCGACCGATCGACGCGCTGCGCCCGCGGGGACGACCCTCGGCCACGTTCATCTCGAGGTCTCCTCGCTCGAGGCGGCCCGTGAATTCTACGCGGAGACGCTGGGATTCGACGTGTCGATGGAGTTCGCACCGGGTGCGCTCTTTTTCGCGGCGGGCGGCTACCACCACCACGTCGGCGCGAACGTCTGGAACCGGCGGTCGACGCCGGTCGACGGGCTGGGGATGGCGTGGTTCGAACTGCTCGTTCCGGACGCCGAGGCGTTCGACGCGGTCCGGAAGCGAGCGACGGCCGACGACGACGCGACGGTCGCCGAAATCGACGACGGTATCGAAATCGCGGATGCGGACGGGATCAGCGTCCGAGTTCGGCACGCGGAGTGA
- a CDS encoding response regulator, producing MSKPERLRSEPAQILLVEDNPGDVRLTKEAFKRGRIENDLHVVSDGIEALAFLSQQGEYADVPRPDLILLDLNLPGKDGEEVLEELKDDPALRSIPVIVLTSSRAEEDVVKSYELHANAYLTKPVDPDEFIETVRAFEKFWFSVVRLPPEGDN from the coding sequence ATGAGTAAGCCAGAGCGACTCCGGTCCGAGCCGGCACAGATCCTGTTAGTAGAGGACAATCCCGGCGACGTCCGCCTGACCAAGGAGGCGTTCAAACGGGGTCGGATCGAGAACGACCTCCACGTCGTCTCCGACGGCATCGAGGCGCTGGCGTTTCTCTCCCAACAGGGCGAGTACGCCGACGTACCGCGGCCGGACCTCATCCTTCTGGATCTCAATCTGCCCGGCAAGGACGGCGAAGAGGTCCTGGAGGAACTCAAGGACGATCCGGCGCTGCGATCGATCCCGGTGATCGTGCTGACGAGTTCGCGCGCGGAAGAGGACGTCGTCAAGTCCTACGAACTCCACGCCAACGCCTACCTCACGAAGCCGGTCGATCCGGACGAGTTCATCGAGACGGTCCGCGCCTTCGAGAAGTTCTGGTTCTCGGTCGTCCGACTCCCGCCGGAGGGCGACAACTGA